One Fusobacterium nucleatum genomic window carries:
- a CDS encoding ABC transporter ATP-binding protein/permease, with amino-acid sequence MIDKRLYNFSGNIKKYISITTFLSCVKLIANIFFYSIFAFLLVSLINRDFSFSYSHIMISILIIVFVRQFSTIKVAYMLGNLVVDVKRNLRKLIFEKTLKLGLAYSQLFKTQELIHLSVDNVEQLEVYFGGFLTQFFYCIVSSFILFFSIAYFNLKIAFILLGFSLAIPLSLYIILNKVKKIQKKYFAKYMNVGTLFLDSLQGLTTLKLYGTDEKREEEIAKMSEEFRVETMRVLKMQLLSIAVINWIIYAGTILAIITSIKLFLNGSLGLFPMLFIFMLAPEFFIPMRTLTSLFHVAMTGVSAAENIISFVDSPESNNNGNKEFKNENEIKVSKLNFSYPDGTQSLKDIDMTFKKGNLTAVVGHSGCGKSTLVSVLSGELKSKENEIFVDDIDIQNIKIEDKIKNILKITHDSHIFSGTVRENLTMANENLSDETMIEVLKKVKLWDIFSKNKGLDTSLESQGKNLSGGQAQRVALARALLYDASVYIFDEATSNIDIESEEIILNIIYSLSKEKTVIYISHRLPAIKNADCIYVMDKGKVIESGKHNELYSKKELYYNMYKHQEELETYLTKRGEKYEKSVNF; translated from the coding sequence ATGATTGATAAGAGATTATATAATTTTTCAGGAAATATAAAAAAATATATATCAATAACAACTTTTTTATCCTGTGTAAAGCTTATTGCCAATATATTTTTTTATTCAATCTTTGCTTTTTTATTAGTAAGTTTAATCAATAGAGATTTTTCATTTTCCTATAGCCATATAATGATTTCAATATTGATTATAGTTTTTGTAAGACAATTCTCAACAATTAAAGTTGCATATATGTTAGGAAATTTAGTTGTTGATGTAAAGAGAAATCTAAGAAAACTTATATTTGAAAAAACTTTAAAACTTGGTTTAGCTTACTCACAACTTTTTAAAACACAGGAACTGATACATTTATCAGTTGACAATGTAGAACAACTTGAAGTTTATTTTGGAGGCTTCTTAACTCAGTTTTTCTATTGTATTGTTTCTAGTTTTATTTTATTTTTCTCAATAGCATATTTTAATTTAAAAATTGCCTTTATTTTACTTGGATTTTCTTTAGCTATTCCTTTATCACTGTATATTATTTTAAATAAGGTTAAAAAAATTCAAAAAAAATATTTTGCAAAATATATGAATGTTGGAACTTTATTTTTAGATAGTTTACAAGGTCTAACAACTCTTAAATTGTATGGAACAGACGAAAAAAGAGAAGAAGAAATAGCTAAGATGTCAGAAGAATTCAGAGTTGAAACTATGAGAGTTTTAAAAATGCAGCTTCTATCTATTGCAGTGATTAACTGGATTATCTATGCTGGTACTATACTTGCAATAATAACTTCTATTAAATTATTCTTAAATGGAAGTTTAGGCTTATTCCCTATGTTATTTATATTTATGTTAGCACCTGAATTTTTTATCCCAATGAGAACATTGACTTCACTTTTCCATGTTGCTATGACTGGAGTTTCAGCAGCAGAGAATATTATTTCTTTTGTTGATTCACCTGAAAGCAATAATAATGGAAATAAAGAATTTAAAAATGAAAATGAAATTAAAGTTTCTAAGTTAAATTTCTCATATCCAGATGGTACTCAATCTTTAAAAGATATAGATATGACTTTTAAAAAGGGAAATCTAACAGCTGTTGTAGGTCATTCTGGTTGTGGAAAATCTACATTAGTTTCTGTTTTATCTGGAGAATTAAAATCTAAGGAAAATGAAATTTTTGTTGATGATATTGATATACAAAATATAAAGATAGAGGATAAAATTAAAAATATTTTAAAAATTACTCATGATTCACATATATTTTCTGGAACAGTTAGAGAAAACTTAACTATGGCTAATGAAAATTTAAGTGATGAAACTATGATAGAAGTTCTTAAAAAAGTTAAACTATGGGATATTTTCTCAAAAAATAAGGGACTTGATACAAGTTTAGAAAGTCAAGGAAAAAATCTATCTGGTGGACAGGCTCAAAGGGTGGCACTTGCAAGAGCTTTACTATATGATGCCTCTGTTTACATATTTGATGAAGCAACTTCAAATATAGATATTGAATCTGAAGAAATTATTTTAAATATTATTTATTCTTTATCTAAAGAAAAAACTGTTATCTATATTAGTCATAGACTACCAGCTATTAAAAATGCTGATTGTATCTATGTTATGGATAAGGGAAAAGTTATTGAAAGTGGAAAACATAATGAATTATACTCTAAAAAAGAGCTTTATTACAATATGTATAAACATCAAGAAGAATTGGAAACTTA
- a CDS encoding ShlB/FhaC/HecB family hemolysin secretion/activation protein: MKKVVASIFLVLNVLSFSDSFNENEDERTILKQEHRFEQERLQKEFQKREEYLNQLKSEKQETSTNEIKFHISEINLDDKESLLNEIEKENILGKYLNKDLGSTDITNLVTDLTNRLIAKGYITSVATISEDNDLSTKTLNLKIVPGKIEKIILNEDKGFDNFKKAFLVSTKEGKVLNIRDLDTTTENFNYLEANNMTMEIIPSEIPNHSIVKLKNEMKDKFTVSVLTNNYGEDRQNAIWRGGVSINIDSPLGIGDRVYFSYTTVHKKKADRSWKKATESLKPGEIAPIGPKGYDPRKDSLPYKRDLDLYNFRYTLKFNSYTLSLGSNRTENTSSFYTANTVYDMETMSNTFSVNLDKVLLRDQKSKLTFGMGLKRKHNQSYIEEALLSDRILTIGDISLNGTTTFYGGLLGASLGYERGMRALGAEKDKNKGIRNPKAEFMKYTLNTNYYKPLTQKLVYRFNTTLTHSNDVLYGSEKHSIGGVGSVGGYHRTGNIQGDKAVEIENELSYRVLDSEKFGKLSPYLSYSYGKVRNNKNSSVYRKGYMSGALLGLRYNMKYLDLDVAYTKPLARSNYLKPKNREIYFSATLKIKF, from the coding sequence ATGAAAAAAGTAGTAGCATCTATTTTTCTAGTTTTAAATGTCTTATCTTTTTCAGATTCTTTTAATGAAAATGAAGATGAAAGAACAATTTTAAAGCAAGAACATAGGTTTGAGCAAGAAAGATTGCAGAAAGAATTTCAAAAAAGAGAAGAATACTTAAATCAATTAAAATCAGAAAAACAAGAAACTTCAACAAATGAGATTAAATTCCATATATCTGAGATAAACTTAGATGATAAAGAAAGCCTATTAAATGAAATAGAAAAAGAAAATATACTAGGAAAGTATTTAAATAAAGATTTAGGAAGTACAGATATAACTAACTTAGTTACAGATTTAACTAATAGATTAATAGCAAAAGGATATATTACATCAGTTGCAACTATTTCTGAGGATAATGATTTAAGTACAAAAACTTTAAATTTAAAAATAGTTCCAGGGAAAATAGAAAAAATAATACTTAATGAAGATAAAGGCTTTGATAATTTTAAGAAAGCTTTTTTAGTTTCTACTAAAGAAGGAAAAGTATTAAATATTAGAGATTTAGATACAACAACAGAGAATTTTAATTATCTTGAAGCAAATAATATGACTATGGAAATTATACCAAGCGAAATTCCAAACCATTCAATAGTAAAATTAAAAAATGAAATGAAAGATAAGTTTACTGTATCAGTGCTTACAAATAACTATGGAGAAGATAGACAAAACGCCATTTGGAGAGGTGGAGTATCAATTAATATAGATAGTCCCTTAGGAATTGGCGATAGAGTCTATTTTTCATATACAACAGTTCATAAAAAGAAAGCAGATAGAAGTTGGAAAAAAGCAACAGAAAGTCTAAAACCTGGAGAAATAGCGCCAATAGGTCCAAAGGGATATGATCCAAGAAAAGATAGTTTACCATATAAAAGAGATTTAGACCTATATAATTTTAGGTATACTTTAAAATTTAATTCATATACTTTATCATTAGGCTCAAATAGAACAGAAAATACAAGTAGTTTCTATACAGCAAATACAGTTTATGATATGGAAACAATGAGTAATACTTTTTCAGTTAATTTAGATAAAGTTCTATTAAGAGATCAAAAAAGTAAATTAACTTTTGGAATGGGGTTAAAAAGGAAACATAACCAAAGCTATATAGAAGAAGCTCTTTTATCAGATAGAATCCTTACAATAGGAGATATTTCTTTAAATGGAACAACAACATTTTATGGGGGATTGTTAGGTGCTTCTTTAGGGTATGAAAGAGGAATGAGGGCTCTTGGTGCTGAAAAAGATAAAAATAAAGGAATAAGAAACCCAAAAGCAGAGTTTATGAAATATACATTAAATACTAATTACTATAAGCCTTTAACTCAAAAGTTGGTATATAGATTTAATACAACTCTTACTCATTCAAATGATGTTCTTTATGGTTCAGAGAAACATTCAATAGGTGGAGTAGGAAGTGTTGGAGGCTACCATAGAACTGGAAATATACAAGGTGATAAAGCTGTAGAAATAGAAAATGAATTATCATATAGAGTATTAGATTCAGAAAAATTTGGAAAATTAAGTCCTTATTTAAGTTATTCATATGGTAAAGTAAGAAACAATAAAAATAGCTCAGTGTATAGAAAAGGATATATGTCAGGTGCTTTACTAGGTTTAAGATACAATATGAAATATTTAGATTTAGATGTAGCTTATACAAAGCCTTTAGCTCGTTCAAACTATTTAAAACCTAAGAATAGAGAAATATATTTTAGTGCAACATTAAAAATTAAGTTTTAA